In Buteo buteo chromosome 16, bButBut1.hap1.1, whole genome shotgun sequence, the DNA window CTCCtgatttttaacacattttttaatgcagagtATGCATAAGATATTTCATTAGAAGGTGATGCTTGTAACTGGGAAGTATTGATGAACACACAGAAAGATTCTTTATTACTATTGTTATATTTTCTGACAGTGCTAAAACTGGtcttgttttttgcttttgtatttttcaaatgtttaataATAGGTTTGATTTACTAGTTGTGTTAACATCTCATACTGTGTGATTTCTGTGTTCATAAACCACTATGGAGTACTCTTCAATGATGGCATTCTAATCTGAGACTGACACTGGGGATAAGATTAGGACActtgtatttctttctaaacAGTCTTGCTGATGGTGTACATAAATAGGTTGCTTTGTTTGATGTGgagggttttgggtttttttgtttgtggtgtttttgttgttttgttgtgggttttttttttttaccagcaaACAATCCTCTTTGtaatgacaaatattttaagtaaacaGCCTTTTTACTTGTCAGTGCATAGGGGAATTATTTACCCCTCTTCTATTCAATGCCTTGAGTAGTATTTCCAAAAATTCCTGCGTATTTCTAGAAGGTGTGTCAGCACTGGTAAGTGCAGGGGACATGTGAGTCATGGACAATTTCAGTTTCTGTAGGGTTGTAGATTTTAAGTGCCTAATGTGAAAATTGGACTTGTAGCTCTTTGTCTTggttaattaaaattaattttaaatgtttacataTATACGTCTcaagaaagtaaattttttgaaatttaagaTAAATGCCTATAGCTCAGAATATAATTATTTGACCCTTGTCATATAGACATGGTACATTTTTCTCAGTCACCAGGAAAGTGACTGTGCTGTCTGTCAGACTTTTGGTGTTTGTCCTAACTTTGACATTGTTACAGGAAACTGTTAAGTGAGTATTTCACCATTCCTCAGAGGCTCAAACTTGCCATGTACGACGATGCCTATGCTATTTGCTCAGCTATTTGGATTTCTCTGTTCAGCAAAGATAAGTGTATAGAGCTGCAGAGGAAGATAGAAGCCCTGGAATGCATCTGACCATTAATACAGTGTTTTATACAGGGTTGTGGGATTGTTAGGAGTTGCTTCCCAAAGGTAAATAGAACCAGTGAGAGCTGCttgaaatctgttttgaaaaattgcTCGTTCTTATGTAGGTAGTCTCTAGTTTAACACCAGAGGATTTTGCACTGTGTGAATTTATGTTTACAGGACTGAGCTCCTTGTCAGCTTGAGATCAGTAGATGAAGGAGCACTTGTTGGAGACAAACTGTCAGTGCCTAGTAGAGATAATGtggaaaaataatcttctcTTCCAGAATATCACTAAGCTTTTTCAGATTTGCCAGACTGAATCCAGTGTTTCTTCTAGAGAAAACCAACAGCTAGAAATACAAATCAAGTTCTGCCTGACCCCTGCTTGGAAAGACCTTTTGAAAATtgttccttgttttgctttagaTGTTTGGAATCCTCAGATTATAAttagaatatttaaaacattttatgtttattaaGTTGTGTATCTGATACAGGAAGAATCTTTCCCAATAAACTTTATATACACCTCTCAGTAGTCTAGCACGTGTAACGTTAATCTCATgcagaagttttaaaagaatagtttaatataaataacagctcagacataaatatttaaatagccTGGTcagtgtgcatttttttctttgttttgggtttttggatttttttttaaagtaataatcTCAGAGTAACTCTTTGAGAAAGAGATGGTGCAAGTTATGGGATTACCTTGTGTGAAGAATGGTGTCTGGTTAGAAGCGGAGAATGTTAGAAGTTTCTGTTAGCTAAGGAAAAACTGATAAACTATCACTAAATATTCGGTGAAAATTCAGAATTAGGAAGCATTATATAAAGCAAATGTGACtggaaattttttattataGTGAAAAATCTATTTAACATCGAGTCCAACAATTTGTTTAGCCACACTTTCATTGGCTGTGACTTtgatttttcctgtatttaaaattttggcCCCATATGTTAAACTGTCTTACACAATGCCATTGGTTATCTGTAGATCATAAATCTGCTCATTGATTTCCTAATTTTATTATGTACACAGTTAATTGTAATCCAAGATTACAGCAAACAAGATGTTAATTTCTAGACAACCTATGTACATTTCCCTTGGTGTGATTGTTACAGAAGCAAAGAATACAAAGAGAATACCATTTGTGCTATCCTCACAGGAGCTGTCAATAAAAGATGTAATAGGGGATTTAGGAATCTGGAAATGGGCAACTAATTTATGTGGatctattttatttcagctagAAAGACCAAGCTCTGTTTCGTCTGTACTGCATATTGCAGAGCACAGGCTGTCTATAGAAAACCAGGCGGCTGCATATGGATAGTCCCTTGATATCATTCACTTGCTGTGTAATCTTATTATGCAAAGTTCTAATCTTCACCTAGAATGAATGCCTCTGGGTCAGAATATAGTCATATCAGGGTTTTTGAGGTCATGTTTTGTGATCCTTAGCTTATTCTTCTAAGTAGGGCTGGGATTTAAAGAGTATTCCCCAGACACTAGCAGAGATAGACGGCAAAACCTGCTGCCTTTTTGGAAGACAAGACCAACATGAGGTCCCTGGTAGGATTAAACTTGATTTGTAGCTGTAGGATTTTTTAACAGATGTATTATTGGACAGGGAATAGGGGGCCACCAGCACAGCGAAATTGGATCACGATTGGCATTCTCAGGGAGTCCGCTGGCTGCTAAAACAGCAGCTGCATGTGGATTTGACTTCTTTCAGGTGAAGCGACTTCCAGTCATTTGGAAAGGATGGGATGAAAAGGAACCTTGGTGATAATTTTGATGTCTGCAAGATTTAGTACCAATGTAATGGGATTATCGGTAACAccttcactgcagaaaaagccACCTGGCGCTATAACTGGCAGCAACTGAGAACTAATCCTTTCCCATCTCTTGGATGTCATTCATGAGGCTCAAAGTGATTTCCACCCTGCTAGCTGTGATTaattttataaacaaacaaacaaacaaaaaaaatcaaactatgAAGTCAGAGGCTATGTAAGGAAAAGGGAACAGAAGATAATAGTcattacattttgcattttatttgctgCAGGGGATAAACTATGCAGTTCTTGTAAAACCACCAGATTGTATTCTATGTGATAAAAATGGATGTGTAACCTTCTTTAATCAATGTCCATGTTTGGTATAAAAACAATGTCTATTTCAGTATAGAATTTTCAGCTACCTACTGTATAATAGTAGGTAGTACCTGGAAGTAATTCCAACAGGTTTTATGTCGTTAGTTCTGTGATAAGGATGTTTATACAACAGATCCATTAAGTTTTCAAGGGGCCTGTGacttaaataatttgttttattgtgCTTAATGGTCTTATGCTGTATCTGGTGAAGTTGCCTGCTGACAGCACtttgtattaaaattaattgtGTGATATGCAAAAATGTTCAGCCGTTTATCTTCTTGTGATCAACAGTATGgcattgtttaaaaatgtactcATAAATAGTTTTCTgaggaaacaattattttactgATGCTTAAGCTAGAGCAATTGTAAGATAAAtattctgtgggtttttttaataaactagaggttatttcttttttgactgGACTTACTGCAACCATTCACTTACTAACTAGAAGTTGTTACTTAAAACTACATGGAAACTTTCAAGATTGTAGTTTTTCCGTGGAATGAACATTAGATGTCTAAAGATGGCCCTTAATGTTAAAAACAGAACCCCCAGTCCTCTGAAGTTATCTTGTTAGGTTCAAACTGTGTATGATctaggtatatatatatatatgccttAATTTGAAATTAACTTTCTTCAGTAGTAATAAAAAGCCTTATGTAAGAACTAAGAATTTTTTCATCATTAGCATGAATATCTGATAAGCctgagcattttaaaaaaatccattatgcCACATTTATAAACTGGGACCGGTGGAATCCATGTCTTAGAggttaaaaatttattttaagtgaaCTGGGAACAAAATTTGAGACCTCTTCCCTCATGCTCTATCTTTGTGGTTAGTTTTATACCATGACAGCTCTAGCAGTAGGTAAAGCTCACTCTGAGCCCTGGGTTTCCTTGAATAATTTGCAAACCTATCCCTCCTAATTCAGAGTTACTCAGAGACATTAGAGAGAAATGAATGTGTTCAGTGTAACTGTCGGGAAGTACGTGTCATCCAGAGTCTTTAACAGGAAATTAGTTGCAATCAGTTTGAAACTTATTTTCGGAGACATAGAGCAGTTGTTTGtagttttataataaaaaaatactttagttATAACCTGATAGCTGTTGGCATGAGAGGATTACGTTTTCTCTTAGTGAATTTGTTGTTACCGTTCCATTTGGCCCAATCAACAATATCTACCTACTTCAGTCAATGTAATGCAAAGTTTATACAATTCCTTTTTACCTGTAATATCCACAGGTGCCTGAATTCTATACCGTCTTACTCTATGAATATAGGGTTTCTGAATAGCATGGATCTGAAATACAGGATGGTTGCGCAGTATTTTTGTGTCAGCCTCAGCTGAGAAGCAATGTGAGGCTGCCTTTCTAGCAGGTGCTGGTAAGAAGTATTGACGATGGACTTCTCTCAAAAGATAGAGTGTGGTCATTAATTCACACTAGTTGTGCAACTCCAATCGATCTGCTGTCACTCCATCTTCCTTTTATTACCTGTAACGCACTTCTGGGCTCACAGTGTTTGCGGCCCTGAGAGCAAGGAGTTGGTCCATGCTTTTCATAGTGTACTGGATTGAGAAGAGCAAACCGCTTTTCTGGCTCTCCAGAATAAATTCTGCTGAAAGTGCATTTGGCTTACAGCAAAACTGTTCAGTTTCTACAGGGTGTCTGCAGTGTGCTGGGCACTGCATGGGCTAATGAAACAACTCAagacttttctgttttctcttgtatTTTGGGTCATTACTGTGAAACTCGTTAGCTAATATTAAGGATGTTGAATCGCAGATTGGTTTAAGTGGATGTATTCTGGagatgttttatataaaaaaaaatttaaaaaccctcttttttgaaacacagaaatgaGCTTGGTAGAGCACATTTTCCCCCAAGAatggtcattttttttctttataaataaatactaaatgCAAAGAACAAAAGCCACTTTTGATTGTATTCAGGCAAAATTCCTATTAACTTCTAGAGTTGTGGAAGTAAAGATATGCACTTTTAAATTCCTGcatttaaatagcaaaacatCATGAAATATAGAAGGGGAGGTCTTTACTTCATTATTTAGTAGGGCATATTGTacacacagaatttttttttctttttttttcttttttttttgcttactgCATTTGTTTAGCAAGCTGTATTGACCCATCTTAGTAAATGAGGGAAATCTTGCTGTGGTTTCAGTTCATGATAAACTTGATACTGAGTTTAAGGGGGACAGGTTTCTTGCAGAATGTAAAACTTGCTTCAGTCACTTCAGTATGTGTGTTTTCCACTTCCTTAAGagatacatatatttatataaaaatatcttaaaaattgGGGTAAGGAAACATTTTAGTTAGATTAGCATTGCAGGAATTACATCTGATCATCAGAGTTTGATTTAAATATTTGGGGGAGGGGGTCAGAAGATATTTACAGTCTTATGTGCTGTAGAACTTATGCCACTGTGCTGTAGCTGAGAAGAGAAAGACCTAATgccttatttttatattgaagtGTTTTGGTGATGGAAGTCTAGTCAAAGGCAAGCTGTACAAAACCTCCAGAATTCCTGTATTCTTTTTCTAGTATCGTCTGTCTTAGGCAAGCCATTCACGCCTTTATTATCCTTAACTTTGTCTAGTTCTTCAagtcttttttcatttgattgaTTGTCAGgtcatttttaaagttttggttGATGACTAGATTACTCCGGTTTTCTGTGAATGTAATTTCAGTTGTGAAATATCTTCAAATCACTTCAGCTGGTTTGATGCTTCTCAGTTTTGCTGTTGAGTGTTCAGTTTTAAATCCTAGTgcttgaagaaaaacagtgatttaaGTTGCACTGTCTTCAGGTGATTAAAACACCTCTGTGAAGTGTTACGTAGTAAATAACTGCATCTGGGTTACAATATGTGGTCCAGTGAGGAAGTCGAAGCCTGCATTTAAAGGTATGATTACAGCTTTCCAGAATCCATTCAGCCAAACCTCTTGGTGGGGGAGGATGTTCTCTTAACTATTGCAGATATGTAGACATACGGCAGGTAAGTTTGTCTGCCGTCTTGACTAAAAGAAGCCCAGCTGTGTCAGCAGAGAGCACTGACACCATTCTCTCCCATTAATTTCTCTAATTTGGcaaaggtgggttttttttcgtTTCAGGTCCTACTCAACTGAATCTTACTAATAAGCTGGTGAGAGGGGTCCATTGATTGTACATGTAGAAGTGTCTGCATAGTAAAAAAACTTTTTGATGGCATTTAAGTTATCTTAATCTCAGATATATCTGattatttgctctttttattcactgttttcttacaaaatattGTCCATGAGTTGTTAAATACAAAAGATCATTTTGTAAATGTTAGGTTGTTATCAAATGAATGatattcttctgttttactGTAGACTAGAACCAGCTGAACGACGTAACACTGTACCATGCTTCGCAATGCCCTAGGAAAAACCTTTCGATTTGTTGGGTATACTGTGCAATATGGCTGCATAGCGCATTGTGCCTTTGAGTACCTTGGAGGAATTGTTGtggtaacttttcattttcatgacatttaaaagaaaataaaactataatactgaaattgttataTATGTTAATGCCAGTATTTCAGgtttcttaattttcattaaagctTTTTCAAAGTGTGTTTAGTAAAAGCCTATTTTTTGGAGGCAGGTCCAGCCTTTATGAAAGTTATTTCTACTTTCGGCATTCCTGTTTTTTCTAAGTTATTGTTTGAGGCATCACTGGAGCAAATGGGAAACTATGATTAAGCATTCTGCAGAGAGTACATTCTTCCAGAAAGACTGGAGTCGCTAATAACGCCATAGGAAATGCTCTTGTTTCCAACTGCAGGCAGATTCCTGGATGTCTTctgttcccccccctcctccccaggttCTAAACCTAGCAGATCTGCTGCTGGACAGAGTGGAGTTTAGCTGTGAGCTGCTCTTGCAGCTTCTGTGATGATTCTCTTGCAGAGGCTGAAGAAAGGACTAAGCTGGCAGAGCTTCCAGTGCTGCTCCTAATAATTTCCCGCAGATAGGTGCTGAAATGGATCAGGAGGGGCTCGTAGCACCTAGCCCAGTTCAGGACAAATCCTGAGTGAATACGGAGCTGTAACAGAGTTAGAGGTGCTCTGGAGGCTCTCCTCACCTTTTAAATGTATCACGTGTTCCTTGGAGGATCTAACTTTTTTAGTTGTTCTTTATGTTACACCTTTTCTAATTTATTAGCAAATAATTTGAATATTAATGTGTTTTAGATAAAAGTAATtggaaatagtaattttttctcatttatttttaatttgcagtgtTCTGGACCTTCAATGGAACCAACCATTCAAAATTCTGATATTGTCTTTTCGGAGAACCTTAGCCGCCACTTTTATTGCATTCGAAAGTATGCTCCTTTGTTGAGACTAGATTTTACGTTCCTTTTGCCAGAGCTTGTCAATAACCACATTCTAGCcatcctttatttttcatatattctgCTTCTGAATTGTAATTTTCCGTAAATCTCCTCTCATTGTGTCTGATCGAAGTTAAAGTAATCAGCACATACAGCCCATTGAACAACTTGTCAGAATTCATTTAGGATATAGTCTATATCACTTTTACAGCTTTGTTCAAACAATGGAAAaactcccatttttttttccctaaaccaGTTCTATTGTGTGAATGTAACTTCTCCTCTCCAAGCAGTTTTGTCTTTCTTGAAAACCAGGCTGTAGGTATTGCTGTGCTCACATAGGTTGTTAGGAAAGTGACCAAATGGTATAAGTACTGTTTatcaaatgtcattttattactgtgttGTAGAGCACAGTAGGCTCAAGGCCCTCACCCATTTTGTCGTGGCCTGTTTCATTGTACAATCTAATGTATATAATCAAGAGGCAAAAGTAATGTAAGGTCTAACAGACTCAGATTAGACATTTGAAGTCCCATTGGAAGAATAACATTTGGTCAATAACATTTAGAAACACGGAATCTGTTCTGTTCCATGTTTACATAGCAATAGGATCAAGTTAAATGGCATTCATGTCATCAGAGCATTGTCAATTAAAATGTAGTCTTAAATGTTTCATAAATGATCTAAATAACAAAGAATCTCTCcaaatgtactttaaaaaactgTGTGTAAAATTACACCCCAAGTGaaactgaagaaactgaaattgTAGACAAGCATTTTCACCAGAAGGAAGTAACTTTAATGTACGTGAATATTTTTGGAGTATACACGTTGATGCAGTTGTATTCAGCCAAATAGTTTGTACTTAGagttcttctgtttgtttttgtttctgttttttcctctcagagGAGATATTGTAATTGTGAAAAGCCCAAATGACCCCAAATCAAATATCTGTAAAAGAGTAATTGGCTTGGAAGGGGATAAAGTCTGCACAAGCAACCCTTCAGATTTCCTTAAGAGTCACAGCTATGTAAGTATTAGAGTTTCTTGCTTTGTACATTAATGGTTATTTAAGTAGGCCTGGTAGTCTGTAAAGGATTTGCAATATTTGAGTATCATAATAAAGTATGACATTcataaattattctttcttcttgtaTATGTACAGTAAAATGTCGTAATTTGTAAACTCTGCTTTATGGCAAGTTGTCTTGTGAGTGTCTTTTGTCTCTGTAGGAAGTGTAGGCAGATGATATTTTTGCTCTGCTCTTTGCTTAGGTCTTCTTCCCTGGAAGAATACTCTAAAATTCTCTGCATAAGGTGCAGTACAGATGGCAGACTCAAAGGCTTAGTCTGAAGGCAAAACTGTTTCTCTATTTTAAACACTAAGAAGTAAAAATTCTGTCTCTGCAATAGCTTTGagaattttgctttcaaaactatAGTGTATGTCTATATTTCACTgtaacaatattttaatttttctgagtatGGTTGGAAAAGTAGTAATTTACCTGACTTTTTGGACAAATTAGGAAAccagatgaaataaaaaggaacaagTATTCTTAATGCTCACTTGTCTCTATGCAGATAGACAAAAGAAGTTTGGATAGATTTGTGACAAAATGTTTTTGGCAACTTCTTTTTAGGCTATCATTAGAAAAATCATCAGAGATCATGATCACAgaatgtgctggtttgggctgggacagagttaattgtcttcaaAGCAGttggtatggggctatgttttggatttgtgctgaaaacagtgttgataacacagggatgttttcattactgctgagcagggcttgcacagagccgaggccttttctgcttctcaccccaccccaccagcgagcaggctgggggggcacaagaatttgggaggggacacagctgggacagctgaccccgactgacccaaggggtattccagaccacaggacgtcatgctcagcatataaagctgggggaagaaggaggaaggggggaagttcggagtgatggcgtttgtcttcccaagtcaccttaggcgtgatggagccctgctgtcctggagatggctgaacaccggCCTgtccatgggaagtggggaatgaattccttggtttgctttgcttgtgtgcgcagcttttgctttccctattaaactgtctttatctcagcccatgagttttctcacttttactcttccaattctttcccccatcccactgtgagggaggtgagtgagcggctgcgtggtccttagttgccagctggggttaaaccttgacacagaaaaatgtaggtttttttcccaaaagcatGTTTGACCATTACCTCTGTTCAGCACCTTGTAGAGGCATCAGATTTTGCACAGGTGTTTTGCATCTTAAAACAAAGATCTTCTGTTGCCTTTTCATATCCACTTTATCCTCACAATTAGAATAAGAAGAATTAGCATCTGGCCCATAGCTGAAGTCCTGTGCTGTGAAGGTAGAAAATTTTATGGAATGCTCCTTGTAGCCAGCTACAGTTTGTGATAGATAAATCTTTCAAGAGTTTAGCTACCATAAAGACAGCCAATTTCACCAGCGTGCCTTCAGGTCCTGTTGCTTCATTTGTGTTAAGCAGCTGAAGTGGAGCCTGTCCTTTCTCAAATCAGTGGCAAAATTCTTGTCAACATTGTGTCTAGATTCAGTGTCTGGATTTAGTCAAGACCTAGGTCCAGAAAGGAAGGATACGATTCATACCTTGTTCTGAGGGGTTGAATTTGTTGTTTCTTCCAGTCCAGTGTGGAGGCGAGACATTTCAGGTACCTGCCTCTAATCTGCCCTTCTGATCAAGTGCCAGGACCACTGAAGCTTCCGTTTACGCTTCTGTCACTCATGGACAGAAAGAACTCATTCTCTGTTATGTTTTGAAGGGGAGGACAGAGTATTAGTTTTTCCATAAATTAAATTGTGTTACTatttaattaaggaaaaaactaaaaaaaaacccaacccaaagaACCCCAACCCACCTTTATTACCAAGTTGAAGAAATTTTCTAGCTCCTATGGGAGTAGTATTTTAGATGAAATATGAATTTCCCAGAGCAGAATGACCTGAAATGGAAACCTGAATTCTGTGTACGCTGACAGAAGATGCAGACTGAGTTTCTCTGAGCATCTTGTTCCTCACTTGTCTTAGTCTTGAAAAGGAAGTTCAGGAAAGGTTTGTACTTAGCAGGATGTCAGCCTTTCTGGAAACCCTGAAGTAATGAAATGAATATCCAGCAGAACAATTTTTGCCTTAGGTGTAAGATTTCTTGTCTTCAATTTTCATAcaaaatggaaggagaatgagAGGATAGGGAATGCAGAGTCCATTACCTGTTTTCCTGTGTATGTTTTTCATAAAGGCTAATGTATGGAAATACGGCCAAGTGACATGCAAGCTCTCTTAGTTCTTCATCATAAGTTGTATCTAGGGGGAGAAATGATCTAAATGGAAATGCTCTTGTTTGTTAGTGTGCATGTGTTTTCCTCCTATCTTTAGTGGTTGTTGAAGAGGTAGATCTTTCCATCTGTTCATGAGACACTTCCTTTACAGAAGAGTATATTCTCAACATAGATATCTGCACTTTACACTGGTAACTTACACTGGATTATTTACTAAGTAAATTGTTCTTGTTGGGGAGGGAAAAGTGATGTGTCTCTCTGTTTAGGTAATTGTAGAATCAGATTCCTTATTTTAGTGAATCACTGTGCTATGCACTTTTTCTCTTAATTCAAACACaaaattcttcaaagaaatagcagcagcagatgtACAGAGAACTGGTTATTTGTTTTGTTGATACTTCCTTGAGAAGAATTAACCTGAGttggctttttgaaaaaaagactgGCGAAATGGAGGAAAGGCCTTGCCTAGGATCCCAAAAGGCCAGAAGTGCTGCCTGGGGTGTctgactgcagagaaaaaggtaCAACTGCAGGTACTCCTTAAGTGAGCAAAGCCTAGAAATTGTCATGAGTTTTGTTGTTTATATTTGGCTACTACctgctttttctaaaatgagAAATCTCTGAGTGATACTTGAATGCAGTGACTCCAAAGTGTGAAAGGTCAGAggattgtttggttttattacgGTGAACTGCTCAGCTTTCCTTGACTAACTTGTCTCCTGTTTTGGGGAGCGATAGTGAATAGTTCCTGTCGTGTTTGCAAGCTTATTACAGTatagtaaataaaaagtatCAGATGCCAGAGCTACTACCACATTAGGCAGTTCAAACCTCTGCTTCATTCTTTGCTGGCATTTGCCAACTCACGGTTAGGTGTTAGAGTTAGCCAGTTAC includes these proteins:
- the IMMP1L gene encoding mitochondrial inner membrane protease subunit 1 isoform X2 produces the protein MLRNALGKTFRFVGYTVQYGCIAHCAFEYLGGIVVCSGPSMEPTIQNSDIVFSENLSRHFYCIRKGDIVIVKSPNDPKSNICKRVIGLEGDKVCTSNPSDFLKSHSYGLHRAEAFSASHPTPPASRLGGHKNLGGDTAGTADPD
- the IMMP1L gene encoding mitochondrial inner membrane protease subunit 1 isoform X1, whose amino-acid sequence is MLRNALGKTFRFVGYTVQYGCIAHCAFEYLGGIVVCSGPSMEPTIQNSDIVFSENLSRHFYCIRKGDIVIVKSPNDPKSNICKRVIGLEGDKVCTSNPSDFLKSHSYVPKGHVWLEGDNLRNSTDSRCYGPVPYGLIRGRICFKIWPLNDFGFLRASPNGHRFLDD